The following are encoded together in the candidate division KSB1 bacterium genome:
- a CDS encoding methyltransferase domain-containing protein → MKTGIPPARRGNSPIEAWRGEFGRACTDRNAWTLAEMEEKYRHTYGLSRTEMNRHQLEALDRNLRILEVGANIGNQLLCLQQMGFTSLYGIELQEYAVELARQRIRHINLLTGVAHDLPFKDGFFDLVFTSGVLIHIAPAEITAVLREIHRCTRRYIWGFEYFAERYTEVNYRGHDGLLWKTDFARLYLDTFPDLRLPREDRYRYLGQDLTDTMFLLERIAAPASHQ, encoded by the coding sequence ATGAAAACAGGAATACCGCCTGCCCGCCGCGGGAATTCGCCGATCGAGGCCTGGCGCGGCGAATTCGGCAGAGCCTGCACCGATCGCAACGCCTGGACGCTGGCGGAGATGGAGGAAAAATACCGGCACACCTACGGCCTGAGCCGCACCGAAATGAACCGCCACCAGCTCGAGGCGCTCGATCGCAACCTGCGCATCCTGGAGGTGGGGGCCAATATCGGCAACCAGTTGCTCTGCCTGCAGCAAATGGGCTTCACCTCGCTCTACGGCATCGAGCTGCAGGAATATGCCGTGGAGCTGGCCAGGCAACGCATCCGCCACATCAATTTGCTCACCGGTGTCGCCCACGATCTGCCGTTCAAAGACGGTTTCTTCGATCTGGTCTTCACTTCCGGCGTGCTGATTCACATCGCGCCCGCCGAGATCACGGCGGTGCTGCGGGAGATTCACCGTTGCACCAGACGCTACATTTGGGGCTTCGAGTATTTTGCGGAGCGTTACACCGAGGTCAACTACCGCGGCCATGACGGTTTGCTGTGGAAAACGGATTTTGCCCGGCTTTATCTCGACACCTTTCCCGATTTGCGTCTGCCGCGGGAAGATCGTTATCGTTACCTGGGGCAGGACCTGACGGACACCATGTTCCTGCTGGAGCGGATCGCGGCGCCGGCCAGCCACCAATGA
- the pseG gene encoding UDP-2,4-diacetamido-2,4,6-trideoxy-beta-L-altropyranose hydrolase has translation MSKAIIFRTDGSHTLGVGHVYRCLALAEALHRRGCQACFAVTVTPAAIQALIRQHGHQVEVLAGGAPELTQLAALSERLGTRLICVDSYAADAAYFRALQAAGWRTVCIDDFAGFPIAAGMVINHNAYAAELRYDVPAGARLRLGPRYALLRRQFRETRLAALPPATPPYVLVLIGGSDPQQWSLRLARSLLAALPAAVHLVVVAGPATTSLPELQHWSRAHPRLRVLHRPPDLPAVMAGASLAISGAGVTTYELACLGVPSLLLIVADNQRQNAAALGRLGIAQVLGWHEDLQAEEIAARAAVLLENGSERQELAARGRRLVDGAGAERVAGEIVHEIDSSY, from the coding sequence GTGAGTAAGGCAATCATTTTTCGGACCGACGGCAGCCACACCCTGGGCGTTGGCCATGTGTATCGCTGCCTGGCGCTGGCGGAGGCGCTGCACCGTCGTGGCTGTCAGGCGTGCTTTGCGGTCACGGTGACGCCGGCGGCGATTCAGGCGCTGATTCGGCAACACGGCCATCAGGTGGAGGTGCTCGCCGGCGGGGCGCCGGAACTCACGCAGCTTGCCGCGCTCTCAGAGCGGCTGGGCACGCGGCTGATCTGTGTCGATAGCTACGCCGCCGATGCCGCATATTTTCGCGCCCTGCAGGCGGCGGGCTGGCGCACGGTGTGCATCGATGACTTTGCCGGCTTCCCGATTGCAGCCGGGATGGTGATCAATCACAATGCCTATGCCGCGGAGTTGCGCTATGACGTTCCCGCCGGGGCGCGCCTGCGGCTCGGTCCGCGTTATGCACTGTTGCGCCGGCAATTTCGCGAAACGCGCCTTGCCGCCCTGCCGCCGGCGACGCCGCCCTACGTTCTGGTGTTGATCGGCGGGTCGGATCCGCAGCAATGGAGTCTGCGTCTCGCCCGCAGTCTGCTGGCGGCACTGCCGGCAGCGGTCCATCTCGTCGTCGTCGCCGGCCCGGCAACCACCAGCCTGCCGGAGTTGCAGCACTGGTCGCGGGCGCATCCCCGTTTGCGCGTGCTGCACCGGCCGCCGGATCTGCCGGCCGTGATGGCGGGCGCCAGCCTCGCCATCAGCGGCGCCGGCGTGACGACTTACGAACTCGCCTGTCTCGGGGTGCCGAGTTTGCTGTTGATCGTTGCCGACAATCAACGGCAAAATGCCGCGGCACTCGGCCGCCTGGGCATCGCACAGGTGCTGGGCTGGCACGAGGATTTGCAGGCGGAGGAGATTGCCGCGCGCGCGGCTGTGCTTTTGGAAAATGGCAGTGAACGGCAAGAGCTGGCGGCGCGTGGCCGGCGCCTGGTGGATGGTGCAGGCGCGGAACGTGTTGCCGGGGAGATTGTGCATGAAATCGATTCCTCTTACTGA
- the pseC gene encoding UDP-4-amino-4,6-dideoxy-N-acetyl-beta-L-altrosamine transaminase, producing the protein MSRDWLPYGRHWLDEEDIAAVVEVLRHHHLTQGEKVAEFEQALAQYCGAKYAVAVANGTAALHCAALAAGFAPGEEVITSPLTFAASANCIVYLGGRPVFADIDAGTRNLDPAEVARRLTPKTRGLIPVHFAGRSCDMPVFAELARRHNLVVIEDAAHALGSEYEAGGTCLRVGACAHSDMTIFSFHPVKHVTTGEGGAILTNREDLYQRLLLLRSHGITKNPQLLERNEGPWYYEMQALGFNYRLSDIQCALGLSQLRKLPQFIARRAAIVARYNAAFGTHPALIPPQVPRALTAWHLYVLEFDLARLDCDRRTIFLELQQAGLGVQVHYIPVPLLPYYRRQFGTRPGDYPRAERYYSRALSLPLYPKLTDAEVERVIETVFTVVNRHCR; encoded by the coding sequence ATGAGTCGCGATTGGCTGCCTTATGGCCGGCACTGGCTGGACGAGGAGGACATCGCCGCCGTGGTCGAGGTGCTGCGCCATCACCATCTCACCCAGGGCGAAAAAGTCGCGGAATTTGAACAGGCGCTGGCGCAGTATTGCGGCGCGAAGTATGCCGTGGCGGTGGCCAACGGCACGGCGGCATTGCATTGCGCCGCACTGGCGGCCGGCTTCGCGCCCGGCGAGGAGGTGATCACTTCACCGCTCACCTTTGCCGCCTCGGCCAACTGCATCGTCTATCTCGGCGGCCGGCCGGTGTTCGCGGATATCGATGCCGGCACGCGCAATCTCGATCCCGCCGAGGTCGCCCGCCGGCTAACACCCAAAACCCGCGGCCTGATCCCGGTGCATTTTGCCGGCCGCAGTTGTGACATGCCGGTGTTCGCCGAACTGGCGCGCCGCCACAATCTGGTGGTGATCGAAGATGCCGCGCACGCCCTCGGCAGTGAATATGAAGCCGGCGGCACCTGCCTGCGCGTCGGCGCCTGCGCGCATTCCGACATGACGATTTTCAGCTTCCATCCGGTCAAGCATGTCACCACCGGCGAAGGCGGCGCCATTCTCACCAACCGCGAAGACTTGTATCAGCGTCTGCTGCTGTTGCGCAGCCACGGCATCACCAAAAATCCGCAACTGCTCGAGCGCAATGAGGGGCCGTGGTATTATGAAATGCAGGCGCTCGGTTTCAACTACCGCCTGAGCGACATCCAGTGCGCGCTGGGGCTGAGCCAGTTGCGCAAGCTGCCGCAGTTCATCGCGCGCCGCGCCGCGATCGTCGCGCGCTACAATGCCGCGTTCGGCACGCACCCCGCGCTGATTCCACCGCAAGTGCCGCGCGCGCTCACCGCCTGGCATCTCTATGTGTTGGAATTCGACCTCGCCCGGCTTGATTGCGACCGGCGCACGATCTTCCTCGAGCTGCAGCAGGCCGGTCTCGGCGTGCAGGTGCATTACATTCCCGTGCCCCTGCTGCCCTATTACCGCAGGCAGTTCGGCACCCGGCCCGGCGATTATCCCCGCGCGGAACGCTACTACAGCCGCGCACTTTCACTGCCGCTTTATCCCAAACTCACGGACGCCGAGGTGGAGCGGGTGATCGAAACGGTTTTCACAGTCGTCAACCGCCATTGCCGATGA
- a CDS encoding YfhO family protein translates to MSKKTSSHRRAAAAGGPGRTAATSPTFTWFTKHPVLSASGVYLLLMLVFFFETIFLGKTYLSPDAQAPLALSAPLKKALWEEGVYPQWLPHIFGGMPSFASLTYNPLAYFPHALVEVISRVVPVRGMLLIALHYVLAGLGVFLFLRRKGADYLPALLGGLAFMLTPYLITMIIFGHGSQMMTAAYLPLALWAVDRLLEKVSLRNIGLAGLTLGSMLQRGHIQIAYYGLMLVGFFVLYELATVLLRKQAARVLPMLGGFAAAVALALALAAILFLPVQEYTPHSIRGSASVLQTTQAEAGVGFDYATQWSFSPGEMMTFLLPSFYGFGGMTYWGTMPFTDYPNYMGILVLALAIFALIKRVPHAGFLGASILLALLISFGHHFESFYRLFYDYFPHFNKFRVPVMILVLVQGCVAILAGLGLQALLQPLATPAAQRASRHAGIAKNLWRMAGVLLLLALLITVFQSSLQQFMAGLYPDQYDPATQARLDEMRFDMLFGDWWKLTLLAGTGLVMLALAFAGRIAPRTAAAVIVVLTLIDLWIVDKKIGNPPAPERNAQAVLQPDAVALFLQQDKSLYRIYPTLDLFRETHWAAQDIHSVGGYHAAKPRRYQDFLEATDLQSGLLHDYFTVVVENGRQGLQPKPVEAIPAERRTVIKNLLDLLNVKYILAFFPLPEENWVSRATVTVNYQGGAYPLHILENTTALPRAFLVGRYEVQTQNLAALQRLAASTFDPHTTVLLEQPPALEPQPDTTARAIVTEYQLHHLTIETSAAFPQILVLSDNYYPPGWHAYLDGKPVKTQVANYCFRGVAVPAGQHRIEFRYASRAFTTGVWLSLGALVLCAGFIFAGRRHV, encoded by the coding sequence ATGTCCAAGAAAACCTCTTCGCACCGGCGTGCCGCGGCGGCCGGCGGGCCCGGTCGCACGGCCGCGACTTCGCCCACCTTCACCTGGTTCACAAAGCATCCCGTGCTGTCTGCAAGCGGCGTTTATCTCCTGCTCATGCTGGTGTTTTTCTTTGAGACCATCTTCCTGGGCAAGACCTATCTCTCGCCCGATGCCCAGGCGCCGCTCGCCCTTTCGGCACCGTTGAAGAAAGCATTGTGGGAGGAAGGCGTGTATCCCCAGTGGCTGCCCCACATTTTTGGCGGCATGCCGAGCTTCGCGAGCCTGACGTACAATCCCCTTGCCTATTTTCCTCACGCCCTTGTCGAGGTGATCAGCCGCGTGGTGCCGGTGCGCGGCATGTTGCTTATCGCCCTGCACTATGTGCTGGCCGGCTTGGGGGTTTTTCTGTTTCTGCGCCGCAAGGGTGCGGACTATCTGCCGGCGCTGCTGGGCGGTTTGGCGTTCATGCTCACGCCTTATTTGATCACCATGATCATTTTCGGCCACGGCTCGCAGATGATGACAGCCGCCTACCTGCCGCTCGCGCTGTGGGCGGTGGATCGCCTGCTCGAAAAAGTCTCGCTGCGGAATATCGGCCTCGCCGGCCTGACGCTCGGCTCCATGCTGCAGCGCGGCCACATCCAGATCGCCTACTATGGTTTGATGCTGGTGGGATTTTTCGTGCTCTATGAGCTGGCAACCGTGCTCCTGCGCAAACAGGCCGCACGCGTGCTGCCGATGCTGGGCGGTTTTGCCGCGGCCGTGGCCCTGGCGCTGGCCCTGGCTGCCATTCTGTTTCTGCCGGTGCAGGAATACACGCCCCACTCCATTCGCGGGTCCGCCTCGGTGTTGCAAACCACGCAGGCGGAGGCCGGAGTCGGCTTCGATTATGCCACGCAATGGTCGTTCTCGCCCGGAGAGATGATGACCTTTCTGCTGCCTTCGTTTTACGGCTTCGGCGGCATGACCTATTGGGGGACGATGCCCTTCACCGATTATCCCAACTACATGGGCATTCTGGTGCTCGCGCTCGCCATCTTTGCACTGATCAAACGCGTGCCGCATGCCGGCTTTCTCGGCGCGAGCATCCTGCTGGCGCTGCTGATCTCCTTCGGCCATCATTTTGAATCCTTCTACCGGCTGTTCTACGACTATTTCCCGCATTTCAACAAATTTCGTGTGCCGGTGATGATCCTGGTGCTGGTGCAGGGTTGCGTTGCGATTTTGGCGGGCCTGGGCTTGCAGGCACTGCTGCAGCCGCTGGCCACGCCCGCCGCACAGCGCGCCAGCCGCCACGCGGGGATCGCGAAAAATCTCTGGCGGATGGCAGGCGTGCTCCTGCTGTTGGCGCTGCTGATAACAGTGTTCCAGAGCAGCCTGCAGCAGTTCATGGCCGGCCTCTATCCCGATCAATATGATCCCGCCACCCAGGCGCGCCTGGATGAAATGCGTTTCGACATGCTGTTTGGAGATTGGTGGAAGCTCACGCTGCTGGCAGGCACGGGTCTGGTGATGCTGGCGCTGGCCTTTGCCGGCAGGATCGCCCCGCGCACCGCTGCGGCGGTCATCGTCGTCCTGACGCTCATCGATCTCTGGATCGTCGACAAGAAAATCGGTAATCCACCCGCGCCTGAACGCAACGCCCAGGCCGTTCTCCAACCCGATGCCGTCGCCCTGTTCCTGCAGCAGGACAAGAGTCTTTACCGCATCTATCCCACGCTCGATCTCTTCCGTGAAACACACTGGGCGGCGCAGGACATTCACAGCGTGGGCGGCTATCATGCCGCCAAGCCGCGGCGCTACCAGGATTTCCTCGAGGCCACAGATCTGCAGAGCGGCTTGCTGCATGACTATTTCACCGTGGTTGTAGAAAACGGCCGGCAGGGTCTGCAGCCCAAACCGGTGGAGGCGATTCCGGCGGAGCGCCGCACGGTCATCAAAAATCTGCTCGACCTGCTGAATGTGAAATACATTCTCGCCTTCTTTCCCCTGCCGGAGGAAAACTGGGTCAGCCGTGCCACCGTGACGGTGAACTATCAAGGCGGCGCCTATCCGTTGCACATCTTGGAAAACACCACGGCCCTGCCGCGCGCCTTTCTGGTGGGACGCTATGAAGTGCAAACGCAAAATCTGGCGGCATTGCAGCGGCTGGCTGCCAGCACCTTTGATCCGCACACCACCGTCCTGCTCGAACAACCACCCGCGCTGGAACCGCAGCCCGACACCACGGCGCGCGCCATCGTCACGGAATATCAGCTTCATCATCTCACCATTGAGACGAGCGCGGCGTTTCCGCAGATTTTGGTGTTGAGTGATAATTATTACCCCCCTGGATGGCACGCCTATCTCGACGGCAAGCCGGTGAAAACCCAGGTGGCCAATTATTGTTTTCGCGGCGTTGCCGTGCCTGCCGGTCAGCATCGCATCGAATTTCGCTATGCTTCACGGGCCTTCACCACCGGCGTGTGGCTGAGCCTGGGTGCGTTGGTGTTGTGTGCGGGCTTCATATTTGCCGGTCGCCGGCATGTTTGA
- a CDS encoding RNA methyltransferase, which translates to MLSKADLKSISRLLQKKYREETNCFLVEGGRLCEEAIQSGWEIEHIIYCPSLLNSLRSHQALKLALQRGLPVEEVNVETFANLSDTKNSQGIVAVVRKRPPARDPLEQMKQVPRCLWVAIEKLHDPGNLGTILRTADWLGVDGIIVGSTCVEVYNPKVVRASMGALFRLAIHEVEDVVGLLRKFQMFGCVLYGADQSGDFPYTTLRFSARKVLVLGDEIEGLSPQIKEIIQHRVSIPKRGGGDSLNVAIAAAILLAEMCR; encoded by the coding sequence ATGCTTTCCAAAGCCGACCTGAAATCCATCTCCCGCTTGCTGCAGAAGAAGTACCGCGAGGAGACAAATTGTTTCCTGGTGGAAGGCGGCCGCCTGTGCGAAGAAGCCATCCAATCAGGCTGGGAAATTGAACACATCATCTACTGCCCCTCGCTGCTCAACTCACTGCGCTCGCATCAGGCCCTGAAGCTGGCGCTGCAACGCGGCCTGCCGGTCGAAGAGGTGAACGTCGAGACTTTTGCCAATCTCTCCGACACGAAAAACTCGCAGGGCATCGTCGCGGTGGTGCGCAAGCGGCCGCCCGCCCGCGACCCGCTGGAGCAGATGAAGCAGGTCCCCCGCTGTTTGTGGGTGGCGATCGAAAAACTGCACGACCCCGGCAATCTCGGCACGATCTTGCGCACCGCGGACTGGCTGGGCGTGGACGGCATCATCGTGGGCAGCACCTGTGTCGAAGTGTACAATCCCAAGGTTGTGCGCGCCAGCATGGGCGCGCTCTTTCGCCTGGCGATTCACGAAGTGGAGGATGTCGTCGGTTTGCTGCGCAAATTTCAGATGTTCGGCTGTGTGCTCTACGGCGCGGACCAGTCCGGCGACTTTCCCTACACCACCCTGCGCTTTTCGGCCAGGAAGGTGCTGGTGCTGGGCGATGAAATCGAAGGGCTTTCCCCGCAAATCAAGGAGATCATCCAGCATCGCGTCTCCATTCCCAAACGCGGTGGCGGTGACTCCCTGAATGTTGCGATTGCCGCGGCGATTTTGCTGGCCGAAATGTGTCGATGA
- a CDS encoding glycosyltransferase family protein: MSMLSDKTAWSAAVILQARMGSTRLPGKVLRPVAGRPLLQWCLLRLAESRLCRRVIVATTTLPQDDAIAAFCEQQQVPCFRGSENDVLHRYHEAARQFCVDPVIRVTADCPLIDARVLDAMLEAYFARPVDYLSNTLKRSFPRGYDLEIFSFAALHRAQQQAQQAHEREHVTPFLYQHPQMFKLAGFENDCEASALRVTVDTPEDLQVVEGIYQYFLQTGRGHHFTLAELLQLWRSRPELAARNQHVRQKQLGE, from the coding sequence ATGAGCATGCTCTCCGACAAGACGGCATGGTCGGCCGCCGTCATCCTGCAGGCACGCATGGGCTCGACACGCCTGCCCGGCAAGGTGTTGCGCCCGGTCGCGGGCCGGCCGCTGCTCCAATGGTGCCTGCTGCGGCTGGCGGAATCCCGGCTGTGCCGCCGGGTGATCGTGGCCACCACCACCCTGCCCCAGGATGATGCCATTGCCGCGTTTTGTGAACAGCAGCAGGTGCCCTGCTTTCGCGGCAGCGAAAACGATGTGCTGCACCGCTACCACGAGGCGGCGCGGCAGTTTTGCGTCGATCCCGTGATTCGCGTCACCGCCGATTGTCCGCTCATCGACGCGCGGGTGCTCGATGCCATGCTGGAGGCCTATTTCGCCCGGCCGGTGGATTACCTGAGCAACACGCTGAAGCGCAGCTTCCCGCGCGGTTATGATCTCGAAATCTTTTCGTTCGCCGCGCTGCACCGCGCGCAGCAACAGGCGCAACAGGCCCATGAACGCGAGCATGTCACACCTTTCCTCTACCAGCATCCGCAGATGTTCAAACTGGCCGGTTTTGAAAATGACTGCGAGGCCTCGGCGCTGCGCGTGACGGTGGACACGCCCGAGGACCTGCAGGTGGTGGAAGGCATTTATCAATATTTTCTGCAAACGGGCCGCGGCCATCATTTCACGCTGGCGGAGTTGCTGCAACTCTGGCGCAGCCGGCCCGAACTGGCGGCGCGCAATCAACATGTTCGGCAAAAGCAACTCGGTGAGTAA
- a CDS encoding CPBP family intramembrane metalloprotease, with translation MNRTTAENRVSSPAALYPSLRGVAGVLLFSSIPLIIAGFLSERTLTKWPLLFGELTLLLPAYLHLRHQKLAARTVFRLRPVSARVVAVTLALGLAITVLAFEVDCLVSVVLPFPEQWEAILQRTLQADSAMDWVIMLLAAVLFAGVFEEMLFRGFVQNAFEQRHPPAYAIFITAILFGAVHLNPWWFLQFIFIAFFLGILAWKSDSIIPGAIVHAQNNLTALLLNNLTQDATNPLRQWHGHVPPLLLLAAVLVLGAGLRLFFRYCEEETPIPTLLNTPLSSR, from the coding sequence ATGAACCGCACGACTGCAGAAAACCGGGTCTCCTCCCCCGCCGCCCTGTATCCCTCGCTGCGCGGCGTTGCCGGCGTGCTTTTGTTTTCCTCCATTCCCCTCATTATTGCCGGATTCTTGAGCGAGCGCACGCTCACCAAATGGCCGCTGCTGTTCGGCGAACTGACCCTGCTGCTGCCGGCTTATCTCCACCTGCGCCACCAAAAACTCGCGGCGCGCACGGTGTTTCGCCTCCGTCCGGTGAGTGCGCGGGTGGTGGCGGTGACTCTGGCGCTCGGGCTGGCGATCACGGTGCTGGCCTTCGAAGTGGACTGCCTGGTGAGTGTGGTGCTGCCTTTTCCCGAGCAATGGGAGGCGATCCTGCAACGCACGCTGCAGGCCGACAGCGCGATGGATTGGGTCATCATGCTGCTGGCGGCGGTGCTGTTTGCCGGCGTGTTCGAAGAAATGTTGTTTCGCGGGTTTGTGCAAAATGCCTTTGAACAACGGCACCCGCCGGCCTACGCGATTTTCATCACTGCGATTCTCTTCGGCGCCGTGCACCTGAATCCCTGGTGGTTTTTGCAATTCATCTTCATCGCCTTCTTTCTCGGCATCCTGGCGTGGAAGAGTGACTCCATCATCCCCGGCGCGATTGTGCATGCGCAGAACAACCTCACCGCTTTGCTGCTCAACAATCTCACCCAGGACGCCACCAACCCGCTGCGACAATGGCACGGCCATGTGCCTCCTTTGCTGCTGCTCGCGGCCGTGCTGGTGCTGGGGGCGGGCTTGCGCCTGTTCTTCCGCTATTGCGAGGAAGAGACCCCAATTCCCACGCTGTTGAACACGCCACTGTCCTCACGCTGA
- the pseB gene encoding UDP-N-acetylglucosamine 4,6-dehydratase (inverting) produces MNWSDKTVLLTGGTGSFGRKFVEIALQKYRPKKLIVFSRDELKQYEMQQQFRDPILRYFLGDVRDKERLHRALHGVDIVVHAAALKQIPACEYNPIEAVKTNVLGAQNIIEAAIDNGVQRVIALSTDKAANPVNLYGATKLVSDKLFVAGNSYSGAHGPRFSAVRYGNVIGSRGSVIPFFKERRATGELPITDLRMTRFFITLEQGVEFVFRCFDLMQGGEIFVPKIPSMRITDLAKALAPECRLKVVGIRPGEKIHETMVPRDEAHHTLEFDTYFIVEPAFPWWGPANHGAGRRVPDDFSYSSDNNTWWLSAEELKKLVGE; encoded by the coding sequence ATGAACTGGAGTGACAAGACCGTTTTGCTCACCGGCGGTACCGGCTCGTTTGGCAGGAAATTCGTCGAGATTGCGCTGCAAAAATACCGGCCGAAAAAATTGATCGTCTTCAGCCGCGACGAGCTCAAGCAATACGAAATGCAGCAGCAGTTCCGCGATCCGATTCTGCGCTACTTTCTCGGTGACGTGCGGGACAAGGAGCGGCTGCACCGCGCGCTGCACGGCGTCGACATCGTGGTGCATGCCGCGGCGCTCAAACAAATCCCCGCCTGCGAATACAATCCCATCGAAGCGGTGAAGACCAACGTGCTGGGCGCCCAGAACATCATCGAAGCCGCCATCGACAACGGCGTGCAGCGCGTGATTGCCCTGAGCACGGACAAAGCCGCCAATCCCGTCAATCTCTATGGCGCCACCAAACTGGTTTCGGACAAGCTCTTTGTCGCGGGCAATTCCTATTCCGGCGCGCACGGGCCCCGTTTCAGCGCGGTGCGCTACGGCAACGTGATCGGCAGCCGCGGCAGCGTGATCCCCTTTTTCAAGGAGCGGCGCGCCACCGGCGAACTGCCCATCACTGATTTGCGCATGACCCGCTTTTTCATCACCCTCGAACAGGGGGTGGAATTCGTGTTCCGCTGCTTCGATTTGATGCAGGGGGGTGAGATTTTCGTGCCGAAGATTCCCAGCATGCGCATCACCGATCTCGCCAAGGCGCTGGCGCCGGAGTGCCGGCTGAAGGTGGTGGGCATCCGGCCCGGCGAGAAAATTCACGAAACCATGGTGCCGCGCGACGAGGCGCATCACACCCTGGAGTTCGACACCTATTTCATCGTCGAGCCGGCGTTCCCCTGGTGGGGGCCGGCCAATCACGGCGCGGGCAGGCGTGTGCCGGATGACTTCAGCTACAGCAGCGACAACAACACCTGGTGGTTGAGCGCGGAGGAACTGAAAAAACTGGTGGGCGAATGA
- a CDS encoding N-acetylneuraminate synthase family protein translates to MKSIPLTESRRIGEGEPCFVIAEAGSNHNRDFALAQKLIEVAAQAGADCVKFQVFTADKIYSKKTPKMSYLKEKQLTQESETVYDLIKKLELPREWLPDLQAYSREQGIIFSATPFDLEAVDLLAKLDVPFYKVASFEITHLPLLRHISCTGKPIILSTGMASLADIERALEAIAQAGSSEVILLHCAINYPPAYEDIHLRALDTLRRAFEVPVGFSDHTLDSVCPIAAVALGACVIEKHYTVDRSLPGPDHPFAMEPAQLREMIDSIRKTEKALGRGLKRHTAAETELHRLARRSLVAACDIPAGTTITAAMLEVKRPGFGIPTHLMDLVIGRTARVNIAADDILSWDMIG, encoded by the coding sequence ATGAAATCGATTCCTCTTACTGAATCCCGCCGCATTGGCGAAGGCGAACCCTGCTTCGTGATTGCCGAGGCGGGTTCCAATCACAATCGTGATTTTGCGCTGGCACAGAAGCTGATCGAGGTCGCCGCCCAAGCCGGCGCCGATTGCGTCAAGTTTCAAGTCTTCACCGCCGATAAAATCTATTCCAAAAAAACGCCGAAGATGAGCTACTTGAAGGAGAAGCAGCTCACGCAGGAAAGCGAGACGGTGTATGATTTGATCAAGAAGCTCGAGCTGCCGCGCGAGTGGCTGCCGGACTTGCAGGCCTACAGCCGGGAACAGGGCATCATTTTCTCCGCCACGCCCTTTGATCTGGAAGCGGTCGATCTGCTCGCCAAACTCGACGTACCCTTCTACAAAGTCGCCTCCTTTGAGATCACCCACCTGCCGCTGCTGCGCCACATCAGCTGCACCGGCAAGCCCATCATTCTTTCCACCGGCATGGCCAGCCTGGCGGACATCGAGCGCGCGCTGGAGGCGATTGCGCAGGCCGGCAGCAGCGAGGTGATTTTGCTGCATTGCGCCATCAACTATCCGCCGGCTTATGAGGACATTCATTTGCGCGCCCTCGACACCCTGCGCCGCGCCTTCGAGGTGCCGGTGGGATTTTCCGACCACACGCTCGACAGCGTGTGCCCGATCGCCGCGGTGGCCCTGGGCGCCTGCGTCATCGAGAAACATTACACCGTCGACCGCTCGCTGCCGGGTCCCGATCATCCCTTCGCGATGGAGCCGGCGCAATTGCGCGAGATGATCGACAGCATCCGCAAAACTGAAAAGGCGCTCGGCCGCGGGCTGAAGCGGCATACCGCCGCCGAAACCGAGCTGCACCGTCTGGCACGGCGCAGCCTGGTGGCCGCCTGCGACATTCCCGCGGGCACCACCATCACGGCGGCGATGCTGGAGGTGAAACGGCCGGGGTTCGGCATTCCCACCCATTTGATGGACCTGGTCATCGGCCGCACCGCGCGCGTCAACATTGCAGCCGATGATATTCTGTCCTGGGATATGATTGGCTGA
- a CDS encoding PTS sugar transporter subunit IIA, protein MKLQDILSKDLIKVPLANRDKTKVIEEMVDMLAAARRIKDRNQVLKAILDREAVMSTGVGEGVAIPHGKAEAAPEIVAALGIAHTPVEFDAIDDQPVRLVWLLVGPPHQTGPHLKALSRISRLVHKRDFRERLLAAATPAEAFGTISNEEESFHES, encoded by the coding sequence ATGAAGTTGCAGGATATTTTATCAAAAGATTTGATCAAAGTCCCGCTCGCCAACCGTGACAAGACCAAAGTGATCGAAGAGATGGTGGATATGCTGGCGGCGGCGCGCCGGATCAAGGATCGCAACCAGGTGCTCAAAGCCATTCTCGACCGCGAGGCGGTGATGAGCACCGGGGTGGGGGAAGGCGTGGCCATCCCGCACGGCAAGGCCGAAGCCGCGCCGGAAATTGTGGCGGCGCTCGGCATTGCCCATACCCCGGTGGAATTCGACGCGATCGATGATCAACCGGTGCGGCTGGTGTGGCTGCTGGTCGGCCCGCCGCATCAAACCGGTCCGCACTTGAAAGCACTCAGCCGGATTTCACGCCTGGTGCACAAGCGTGATTTTCGCGAGCGCCTGCTGGCTGCCGCCACGCCGGCAGAAGCCTTTGGCACCATCAGCAACGAGGAAGAAAGCTTCCATGAATCCTGA